The stretch of DNA CGTCGCACCTATATCGGCGCCATGCCTGGCAAATTCATTCATGCTATCAAAGAGACTGGTGCGCAAAATCCAGTAATTATGCTTGACGAGATCGACAAGGTAGGCGCTTCTTATCACGGAGATCCCGCATCGGCCCTACTAGAGGTACTCGATCCGGAGCAGAATGTCGATTTTCAGGATCACTATCTCGACGTTCGCTTCGATCTTTCTAAGGTACTTTTTGTTTGCACCGCCAACCAGATCGATACTATTCCCGCCCCACTTCTTGATCGCATGGAAATGATTCGCCTCTCGGGCTACATTACTGCCGAGAAAATTGCTATTACCAAGCACCACCTGTGGCCAAGGCAAATGGAAAAGGCTGGCCTTAAACGCAATCAAATTCAGATCACCGACCCTGCATTGAAACATCTCATCGAAGGCTACGCCCGTGAATCCGGGGTACGTAACCTGGACAAACAACTCGGGCGAATTGTCCGTAAGGTGGTGGTACGTTACGTCCAAGGCGAAAAAGATCCGGTCAAGGTAGGAGTAAAGGAATTAGAGGAATATCTTGGCAAACCGGTCTTTCACGGCGAACGCACAATTAGCGGTGTGGGCGTAGTTACGGGACTCGCTTGGACCGCTATGGGCGGAGCAACTCTATCGGTGGAGGCGACATTGGTTCACACCAAAAATCGCGGCTTCAAGCTCACCGGTCAGTTAGGCGACGTAATGAAGGAATCGGCGGAGATCGCCTATAGCTATGTTTCCTCCCATCTCAAAGACTATAAAGGAAGCAACAACTTCTTCGATGAGGCATTTGTCCACCTTCATGTCCCAGAAGGGGCAACCCCCAAGGATGGCCCAAGTGCTGGCATTACTATGGCCACCGCATTATTGTCGCTGGCTCGTAATGAGCAGATTAATCGGCCACTGGCCATGACTGGCGAATTAACCTTGACGGGTCAGGTCCTACCAGTGGGTGGCATCCGCGAAAAGGTGATCGCGGCTCGACGTAATAAGATTCCTGAACTAATCATTCCCGACGACAATCAGCGCGACTTCGACGAACTACCGGACTACATCAGGGAGGGAATCATCATCCATTTTGTTAAACACTATAGAGACGTGGTCAAGCTGGTTTTTGATCAACGCCCCTTAGTAAAAAAAGATAAGGGATGAAGCAGCGTAGAAACGATGCCTGAAAATAAAGTGTCGGACAGATCCATATTCTAGGTGGCTGATCTTGATTCTTCTGAGAGAAGGAACAGACGATGAGAAAGTATTTATCTTTTATCTTTTTCCTTTTATCTCTACTGTCTATATCGATAGACGCCGAGGAGGAATCACAGGACGAACCCCTTCGGACGGTTATCGATGCGCAGGGAAAACAACGGGCGCAGATACTCGATGGGGCGGTTCTCATTTATGACCCGGTTAGCAAGCAGGCCTACTTATGGCCTTTCGGTCACCAAACTTTTCCGTCGTTCACTCTAAGTCCGGACAACAGCTTAATTCAAAGCCCGACCGGGCAGCAGGTGGATCGGTCCGATGTAGGCGCACTTTACCAAAGCGTACAGGCATTGTGGGAACACGGAACAATAGAACTCCCTGAAAGTGGACCAGTCAATGGAGACCACCTTCCCACTCAAAGTATCCAGCTATGACACGGCGGACCAATTGATTGAGGTTGTCGAGATGAATGAGTTGCAAATCAATCACGAATTCCCTGACGGTTTTTCCAGTCAGTAAAAGTAACTATGGCAGAATTTTATCTCACCTCCGTTTGGCGCATCGAAGCGCCACTCCTCCAGGTATGTAACGCCATTTCCAACTGTCGGTATTGGCCAGACTGGTGGAAGGCTGTAGAGAAAGTGGAAGAAATTGCGCAGGGGGATGCTAATGGAATAGGTAGCTTGCAACGCTTTACCTGGAAAGGCCCGCTTCCCTATCGCCTGAGTTTCGATATTCGTA from Gammaproteobacteria bacterium encodes:
- a CDS encoding exported hypothetical protein (Evidence 5 : Unknown function), whose translation is MRKYLSFIFFLLSLLSISIDAEEESQDEPLRTVIDAQGKQRAQILDGAVLIYDPVSKQAYLWPFGHQTFPSFTLSPDNSLIQSPTGQQVDRSDVGALYQSVQALWEHGTIELPESGPVNGDHLPTQSIQL